GGAAGACGAACAAAGCAAAGCCCCCGAAGGGAAGTTCCTCCGGGGGGCTGGGGCGGCCTGACTTCCTGGCCGTTCACTCCACCGGAGGACGGATAAGAAGAAGCAGGCCGAAACTGGACATGGAGTGACTGTACCGGCTGACGGGCCAGACTGACAAGAGGGTCGTCTAGCCGCAGGCTGCCTTAGACTTCCAGTTCCTTCTTGGAGATGAAGGGCATCATGTCGCGCAGTTCCTTGCCCACGGTCTCGAGCTTATGGTCGCGCATCTTGGAGCGCTGCTCGTTCATGTAGGGGAATCCGTTCTCGGCGTCATCGATGAACTTCTGGGCGAAACGGCCCTGCTGGATGTCGGTCAGCACGTCCTTCATGGTGGCCTTGGTCTCATCCGTGATGATGCGCGGGCCGGTCACGTAGTCGCCGAACTCGGCGGTGTTGGAGATGCTGTGGCGCATGCCCTCGAAGCCCTTTTCGTAGATCAGGTCCACGATCAGCTTGACCTCGTGCAACGTCTCAAAATAGGCGATCTCGGGCTGGTAGCCGGCTTCTACCAGCGTCTCGAAGCCCGCCTGGATCAGGTGGGTGACGCCGCCGCACAGCACGCTCTGCTCGCCGAACAGGTCGGTCTCGGTTTCTTCCTTGAAGGTCGTTTCCAGCACGCCCGCACGGGTGCAGCCGATGCCGCGGGCGTAGGCCAGCGCGATCTCACGGGCATGGCCCGTGGCGTCCTGTCCCACGGCGAAGATGCCCGGCATGCCGGCGCCGTCGGCGTACACGCGGCGCAGCATGTGGCCCGGCCCCTTGGGGGCAACCAGGAACACGTCCACACCGCTGGGCGGCTTGATGCGTCCGAAATGCACGTTGAAGCCGTGCCCGAAGGCCAGCGCCTTGCCGTCACTGAGGTGGGGGGCAATGCTCTGCTCATAGGTCGCGGGTTGCTGTTCGTCGGGAATCAGCAGCATCACCACGTCGGCCTCGCGGGTAGCGTCCTCGATGCTCGCCACGCGCAGCCCGGCCTGTTCCGCCTTGGCCTTGCTGGAGCTGCCGTCGCGCAGGCCGACCACGACATTGAAGCCGCTGTCGCGCATGTTCTGGGCGTGGGCGTGCGCCTGCGAGCCGTAGCCGATGATGGCGATCAGTTTGTCCTCGATGGGGGCGGTGTCCACGTCGCGGTCGTAATACATTTTTGCTGCCATGTGGGGGATTCTCCTACAAAATTGTGGGCTGGCGGGGAATGTGGGCTAGGGGAGAGGCGGGTGGGCAGGGGTATCTCCGCTGACAGCGGGCCGGTTGCGGCTGCCCTGGGTGTGCTGGAAGTGCCCCGACTGGCGGGCAAATTCCACACCCGCTCCCGAAGCCGGGCGCCGCAAAAAGTGGGCCGCCCCACCACGGAGCGGCCCACCAGAACATTTGGGAAGGTACAGAACCCGGCTCAGGCCTGCTGCACTTCCACCATCTCGCTGGCCTCGACGATGTCGCCGACCTCCACGCCGTCCCAGTCCAGGTTGATGCCACACTCGTAGCCGCTCTGAACCTCGCGCACGTCGTCCTTGATGCGCTTGAGGCCCACCAGCGTGCCCTCGTAGACGGTTTCCTTGCCTCGCGTGACCTTGGCCTTGGCGTTGCGCTTCAGGCTGCCGTCGGTGACATAGGACCCGGCGATGTTGCCGAAGCGCGGGTGCTTGATGACCATGCGGACCTCGGCGCGGCCCAGGTACTTCTCCTCGAACACGGGCTCGAGGTTGCCCTTGATCAGGCGGTCGACCTCGTCAATGAGTTCGTAGATGATG
Above is a genomic segment from Deinococcus aerophilus containing:
- the ilvC gene encoding ketol-acid reductoisomerase; the encoded protein is MAAKMYYDRDVDTAPIEDKLIAIIGYGSQAHAHAQNMRDSGFNVVVGLRDGSSSKAKAEQAGLRVASIEDATREADVVMLLIPDEQQPATYEQSIAPHLSDGKALAFGHGFNVHFGRIKPPSGVDVFLVAPKGPGHMLRRVYADGAGMPGIFAVGQDATGHAREIALAYARGIGCTRAGVLETTFKEETETDLFGEQSVLCGGVTHLIQAGFETLVEAGYQPEIAYFETLHEVKLIVDLIYEKGFEGMRHSISNTAEFGDYVTGPRIITDETKATMKDVLTDIQQGRFAQKFIDDAENGFPYMNEQRSKMRDHKLETVGKELRDMMPFISKKELEV